In Aspergillus nidulans FGSC A4 chromosome IV, a single window of DNA contains:
- a CDS encoding uncharacterized protein (transcript_id=CADANIAT00000781) has translation MANLINEIPRNQPHLDSLMFLRHNVTQIQEPANVGFEPSPVWHDDEALITDETAKVFLRNLLSKSKTQVRELRVESDQKRREVENAKRVRQSIQEGRDNRNEVDVVRSIFFMQESLHEIERKRLTAEVETSTIISVVGDLSLGAKNHNFKSQTFKIPTNCDLCGERIWGLSAKGYDCRDCGYTCHSKCEMKVPAECPGEQTKEEKKRLKAERQEQASAAPAVDLAPTSASSTAPSLSRRDTMNSLSSGYAVSANRSVSNVGTHESVAEAPESIPTSTAPAAPTATKPAVKRNRILAPPPAQYISSPPSAEAPTSNSSQKEPRGKMLYPYQATGADEVTVQEGEEIFVLEPDDGSGWMRVRSESSAEGLVPASYVEVLAAPASSSSPAGRPGSTYSSSSASLAGSTAAAAGKKVGPAVAPRRGAKKLQYVEALYDYEARSDMEWSMVEGDRFVLVNRDSGDGWADVERGGVTKSVPANYIQEV, from the exons ATGGCGAATCTTATCAACGAAATTCCCCGAAACCAGCCTCACCTCGATTCCCTCATGTTCCTGCGGCACAACGTTACACAAATTCAGGAACCAGCCAACGTCGGCTTCGAGCCAAGTCCAGTATGGCACGATGATGAAGCACTTATTACAGATGAAACAGCCAAGGTCTTCTTGCGCAACCTTCTTAGCAAGAGTAAGACACAAGTCCGCGAGTTGAGGGTCGAGTCCGACCAAAAGCGACGAGAGGTAGAGAACGCGAAACGTGTACGGCAGAGCATTCAAGAAGGCCGCGACAACAGGAACGAAGTAGATGTGGTTAGGTCTATCTTCTTCATGCAGGAATCCCTCCACGAGATAGAGCGCAAACGGCTCACCGCCGAAGTCGAGACATCGACCATCATATCGGTAGTCGGGGACCTCTCGCTCGGCGCCAAAAACCATAATTTCAAGTCACAAACGTTCAAGATACCCACGAACTGCGACCTTTGCGGTGAACGTATTTGGGGTTTATCCGCcaaaggctatgactgcaGGGATTGCGGATACACCTGCCACAGCAAATGTGAAATGAAGGTTCCAGCCGAGTGTCCGGGAGAACAGActaaggaagagaagaagaggctgaaagCGGAACGTCAAGAACAAGCCAGCGCCGCACCAGCTGTTGACCTTGCACCTACCAGCGCCTCATCAACAGCTCCATCGTTATCACGACGGGACACGATGAATTCTTTGAGTTCGGGTTACGCAGTCAGCGCCAATCGGTCTGTATCCAATGTTGGCACCCACGAGTCTGTCGCCGAAGCACCTGAAAGCATTCCTACTAGCACTGCACCAGCAGCCCCTACCGCAACCAAGCCAGCAGTTAAACGAAATCGTATCCTGGCCCCGCCTCCTGCTCAATACATCAGCAGTCCTCCATCTGCAGAAGCACCTACATCTAATTCCTCGCAGAAAGAACCGCGCGGAAAGATGCTCTATCCATACCAAGCCACTGGGGCTGACGAGGTTACCGTccaagaaggcgaggagatcTTTGTCCTCGAACCAGATG ATGGATCGGGCTGGATGCGCGTCCGAAGTGAGTCTTCAGCCGAAGGCCTCGTTCCTGCCTCGTACGTTGAAGTCCTGGCCGctcccgcttcttcttccagcccCGCTGGACGGCCTGGGTCCACCTATTCAAGCTCTTCTGCGTCGCTGGCAGGCagtacagcagctgctgccggaAAGAAAGTCGGACCGGCCGTAGCACCTCGTCGTGGAGCGAAGAAGTTACAGTACGTGGAAGCGCTTTACGATTACGAAGCGCGAAGCGATATGGAATGGAGCATGGTCGAGGGAGACCGGTTCGTCCTCGTTAATCGCGACAGCGGTGACGGTTGGGCCGATGTTGAACGAGGCGGTGTCACAAAGAGCGTTCCGGCGAACTATATTCAGGAAGTATAG
- a CDS encoding uncharacterized protein (transcript_id=CADANIAT00000782): MAAAEAAPHFGAELKDAFKPVNNWVSNGIAWMEEVQQFYRERSAIEKEYAAKLTALCKKYYDRKAKKISPLSVGDNPTMTPGSLESASLTTWSTQLAAVEAHAAERDKFATDLVAQVAEPLKQSAVQYEELRKCHVDFHGKLEKERESSFSDLKKAKGKYDGACQEVESRRKKMESAFDHGKTKAQTVYQQQIMEMNNVKNTYLISINVTNKLKEKFFHEYVPELLDVSHIKLIDANLG, from the exons ATGGCAGCCGCTGAGGCCGCTCCTCATTTTGGAGCAGAGTTGAAG GATGCCTTCAAGCCAGTCAACAATTGG GTTTCCAATGGCATTGCttggatggaggaggtgcaACAGTTCTATCGAGAACGGAGCGCGATTGAAAAGGAATATGCGGCGAAGCTCACGGCTCTCTGCAAGAAGTACTATGATCGCAAAGCTAAGAAGATTAGCCCGCTGAGTGTCGGAGATAACCCTACAATGACTCCTGGATCTCTCGAGAGCGCCTCACTTACGACTTGGTCGACACAATTGGCAGCGGTGGAAGCGCACGCCGCAGAGCGGGATAAGTTCGCAACGGACCTGGTAGCTCAGGTGGCAGAACCATTGAAACAGTCTGCGGTTCAGTATGAAGAGCTACGAAAGTGCCATGTCGATTTTCACGGAAAACTTGAGAAGGAGCGCGAGTCCAGCTTCAGTGACCTGAAGAAAGCTAAGGGCAAATATGACGGAGCCTGTCAAGAAGTCGAAAGCCGGAgaaagaagatggagagtgCCTTCGACCACGGAAAGACGAAAGCTCAGACAGTGTACCAGCAGCAAATAATGGAGATGAACAACGTTAAG AACACATATCTGATTAGCATAAACGTGACGAacaagttgaaggagaaattTTTCCATGAATATGTTCCCGAGCTGCTTGATGTGAGTCACATAAAGTTAATTGACGCGAATCTTGGCTGA
- the dbp5 gene encoding ATP-dependent RNA helicase DBP5 (transcript_id=CADANIAT00000783): MASDAPTGGSLADRISNPAETTEPVADKAQLDGAASNQGGSDLAEPEYNVEVKLSDLQADPNNPLYSVKNFEDLGLDPRILQGLSAMNFRKPSKIQERALPLLMGNPPKNLVGQSQSGTGKTAAFVLNILSRLDLSSEQAQKTPQALILAPTRELARQIVGVIQVMGKFLDGLHIGTAVPADTNARPTRMEASVVVGTPGTVMDMIKKRIMVAAKLKVIVLDEADNMLDQQGLGDQCIRVKALLPRDIQVVLFSATFPAHVHQYASKFAPAANELTLQHEELTVEGIKQLYLDCASEEDKYRTLVQLYGLLTVGSSIIFVKTRASAVEIERRMVAEGHTVASLTGGIEGSQRDQIIDQFRAGHAKVLITTNVLARGIDVSTVSMVINYDIPELHQPPNRPRQADFQTYLHRIGRTGRFGRVGVSISFVSNREEWEMLNQIQKYFNTDIQRIDTKDWDEVEDIIKKTIKNTRAQAGFR; this comes from the exons ATGGCATCTGACGCGCCAACTGGCGGCTCTCTCGCCGACCGCATCTCGAACCCCGCAG AGACCACTGAACCCGTCGCCGACAAGGCCCAACTGGATGGTGCTGCATCTAACCAGGGTGGCTCGGATCTCGCAGAGCCGGAGTACAATGTCGAGGTTAAGCTCAGCGATCTTCAAGCCGACCCCAACAACCCCCTCTATTCAGTGAAGAATTTCGAAGATCTGGGACT AGATCCGCGCATACTTCAAGGACTGTCCGCTATGAACTTCCGCAAACCTTCCAAAATCCAAGAGCGAGCCCTACCTCTGTTGATGGGCAACCCTCCTAAGAACCTTGTCGGTCAATCTCAGTCCGGGACTGGTAAAACAGCTGCATTTGTCCTAAACATCCTCAGCCGCTTGGACCTGAGCTCCGAACAGGCTCAGAAGACGCCGCAGGCTCTGATCCTTGCGCCAACGCGAGAATTGGCCCGTCAGATTGTTGGTGTTATACAGGTCATGGGAAAGTTCCTGGATGGGCTACACATTGGCACCGCTGTTCCGGCTGATACGAATGCGCGCCCAACTCGGATGGAAGCTTCGGTCGTTGTGGGCACACCTGGAACCGTCATGGATATGATCAAAAAGCGTATCATGGTGGCCGCGAAACTCAAGGTCATTGTCTTGGACGAGGCAGATAACATGCTCGACCAGCAAGGGTTGGGTGACCAGTGCATTCGGGTGAAAGC CCTGTTGCCCAGGGACATCCAAGTCGTTCTTTTCTCCGCTACGTTCCCTGCCCACGTACACCAGTATGCTTCTAAATTCGCCCCTGCGGCCAACGAACTTACTCTGCAGCACGAGGAGTTGACGGTGGAGGGTATCAAACAACTGTATCTTGACTGCGCtagcgaggaggacaagTATAGAACTCTTGTGCAACTCTACGGGTTACTTACCGTCGGCTCGTCAATCATTTTCGTCAAG ACACGTGCATCCGCCGTGGAGATTGAGAGGCGGATGGTCGCCGAGGGCCACACTGTCGCTTCTTTGACCGGTGGTATTGAGGGTTCACAGCGTGACCAGATTATCGACCAATTCCGCGCCGGCCATGCCAAGGTTCTCATCACCACCAACGTGCTCGCTCGTGGTATTGATGTTTCCACCGTGTCCATGGTCATCAACTAC GACATCCCCGAACTCCATCAACCCCCCAACCGCCCACGCCAGGCCGATTTCCAGACCTATCTCCACCGTATCGGTCGTACAGGACGATTCGGTCGTGTGGGtgtctcaatctcctttgtCTCAAATCGCGAAGAGTGGGAAATGCTCAACCAAATTCAGAAATATTTCAACACGGATATCCAGCGTATTGACACAAAGGACTGGGATGAGGTCGAAGACATTATCAAGAAAACGATCAAGAATACCCGCGCTCAGGCTGGTTTCCGATGA
- a CDS encoding putative GTP cyclohydrolase II (transcript_id=CADANIAT00000784), with product MTSDDTNVPPKDAETTAVQSPTSASRYSKHIVLTTYPGQSGIDPVPLEWGAPDAESRGPVVVSRSGAFVKRRNAMGAHGGSYSIYNALAIAAGDLDPNFRPNFVNTEPTFDFPWQPAWSDKTKIVSMDPYGHDVVKYFSDKINAGWDIRPTMAVTRANMKLAEIGEAVRDGLLEVDGSIVVDSTGEVRVTKVAVEPVWYLPGVAERFGVDEPTLRRTLFEHTGGSYPELITRPDLKVFLPPIGGLTVYIFGPPERVSDENVKLALRIHDECNGSDVFQSDICTCRPYLAFGIREAIREAQNGGSGVVIYFRKEGRALGEVTKYLVYNARKRGGDTADKYFTRTENIAGVRDMRFQALMPDILHWLGIKKIDRMLSMSNMKHDAIVESGIKIVERIPIPEDMIPDDSRVEIDAKINAGYFTTGKAYTMEELAQVRGRGWEKWEDITH from the exons ATGACTTCAGATGATACCAATGTCCCTCCCAAGGATGCGGAGACAACCGCCGTCCAGTCGCCCACCTCAGCATCGAGATACAGCAAGCACATTGTT TTAACAACATATCCCGGTCAAAGCGGTATCGACCCTGTTCCTCTCGAATGGGGGGCTCCAGACGCAGAATCTCGCGGTCCTGTCGTCGTCTCTCGCAGCGGAGCCTTCGTCAAGCGTCGCAATGCGATGGGCGCTCATGGTGGGAGTTACAGTATCTACAATGCGTTAGCTATTGCTGCGGGAGACCTGGATCCCAACTTCCGCCCGAACTTCGTCAATACGGAGCCTACCTTTGATTTCCCCTGGCAGCCAGCCTGGTCCGACAAGACTAAGATTGTGTCTATGGACCCCTACGGTCATGATGTTGTCAAGTACTTTTCGGATAAAATCAACGCTGGCTGGGATATTCGGCCCACAATGGCCGTGACTCGTGCCAACATGAAGCTTGCGGAAATTGGCGAAGCGGTTCGTGATGGGCTGTTGGAAGTTGACGGCTCAATTGTAGTGGACTCCACTGGTGAAGTACGTGTGACAAAGGTTGCAGTCGAGCCTGTGTGGTATCTACCTGGGGTTGCCGAACGGTTTGGAGTGGATGAGCCTACGCTTCGTCGGACTCTGTTCGAGCACACAGGAGGCAGTTACCCAGAGTTAATAACGCGACCAGACCTGAAAGTCTTCCTTCCCCCAATTGGCGGATTGACTGTCTATATCTTCGGACCCCCGGAGAGGGTATCGGATGAGAACGTCAAACTGGCTCTACGAATCCATGATGAGTGTAACGGCAGCGATGTGTTCCAATCGGATATCTGCACGTGCCGGCCCTACCTGGCGTTCGGGATTCGCGAGGCCATCCGAGAGGCACAGAATGGTGGCAGTGGTGTTGTAATCTACTTCCGAAAGGAGGGCCGTGCCTTGGGAGAAGTGACCAAATATTTGGTATACAACGCACGCAAGCGTGGCGGCGATACTGCCGATAAGTACTTTACTCGGACGGAGAATATAGCAGGAGTACGAGAT ATGCGATTCCAAGCCCTCATGCCCGACATTCTGCATTGGTTAGGAATCAAGAAGATCGACCGGATGCTATCGATGTCCAACATGAAGCATGATGCCATCGTCGAGTCAGGTATCAAGATCGTCGAGCGTATACCCATCCCCGAGGATATGATCCCTGATGACTCGAGAGTCGAGATCGATGCAAAGATCAATGCTGGATATTTTACCACCGGCAAAGCATATACTATGGAGGAACTTGCCCAAGTGCGCGGGCGGGGCTGGGAGAAGTGGGAAGATATCACG CACTGA
- a CDS encoding dihydrodipicolinate synthase family protein (transcript_id=CADANIAT00000785), with translation MGSQSTAVNTHPHVPKAGVWCPAVTYFDHATDTIDLEAQKKYYAYLSKTGLTGLVILGTNSEAFLLTREERAQLISAAREAVGPDFPLMAGVGAHSTKQVLELAADAASAGANYLLVLPPAYFGKATTMNVVKRFFADIARRSPLPVVIYNFPGVCNGVDIDSETITDIVHESAKSSPNGVSNVVGVKLTCASVGKITRLAATFPASEFAVYGGQADFLIGGLSVGSAGCIAAFANVFPRTASKVYELYVSGKVTEAMNLHQKAALAESPCKSGIATTKYATAIYSAKLAGIEDAEEKLKPRTPYEEPAEGAKKMVREVMGAIAKLEATL, from the coding sequence ATGGGTTCGCAATCCACTGCAGTCAACACACATCCCCATGTCCCAAAAGCAGGGGTATGGTGCCCAGCAGTGACATACTTCGACCATGCGACGGATACAATCGATCTGGAAGCGCAGAAGAAATATTACGCCTACCTATCCAAAACTGGTCTCACCGGTCTCGTCATACTAGGAACGAACTCAGAAGCCTTCTTGCTTACCCGCGAAGAACGTGCACAACTAATCTCCGCAGCCCGTGAGGCCGTCGGCCCAGACTTCCCTCTGATGGCCGGCGTAGGAGCCCACTCGACAAAGCAGGTGCTCGAATTAGCGGCGGATGCCGCCAGCGCAGGCGCAAACTatctccttgtcctcccACCCGCATACTTCGGCAAGGCTACAACGATGAACGTCGTGAAGCGCTTCTTCGCCGATATAGCCCGTCGAAGCCCGCTCCCCGTCGTGATCTACAACTTCCCCGGCGTCTGCAACGGTGTCGACATCGATTCCGAGACCATTACAGATATCGTTCACGAATCTGCAAAGTCAAGCCCCAACGGTGTCTCGAATGTGGTCGGCGTGAAATTGACTTGCGCTTCTGTGGGAAAGATCACCCGTCTCGCGGCAACATTTCCTGCGTCGGAGTTTGCTGTGTACGGCGGCCAAGCAGACTTCCTAATCGGGGGGCTCAGCGTTGGCTCAGCAGGATGTATCGCAGCTTTCGCGAATGTCTTCCCGCGCACGGCGTCGAAGGTGTATGAGCTCTATGTGTCTGGGAAGGTGACTGAGGCGATGAACTTGCATCAGAAGGCCGCGCTGGCGGAGAGCCCATGTAAGAGTGGCATCGCGACGACAAAATATGCGACTGCGATTTACTCAGCCAAGCTGGCGGGAATTGAGGACGCCGAGGAGAAGTTGAAACCTCGGACGCCGTACGAGGAGCCTGCGGAGGGGGCAAAGAAAATGGTGCGGGAGGTAATGGGCGCGATAGCGAAGCTTGAAGCGACTCTTTAG
- a CDS encoding basic helix-loop-helix domain-containing protein (transcript_id=CADANIAT00000786): MAAPSMGSDFQLFSPAQSRGRKSSQGDSGSDDTGQDWTEWMRWDEQAFPDNKNLPLSPSLTSPPFSDGNKSIDLFPSGDFSPSIPIDCTNISFEPFPAQDRSGVLSTQSFFQDGIDTFSANSVVSGSPLSTGAGQKRKSGSDDDGSAGSGMVQEVKKVPSKKRAHNVIEKRYRANLNEKIAELRDSVPSLRASKGNGVLDDEDEGVTPANKLNKASILSKATDYIRHLETRNKRLEDENTALKVRLRELEKVADQSLTSAASVSSPSNYTVSTESAGSSSPSIFSNPEESPIEPSSSSSRPAAGMIQLPDSFKRMRTEQSKDNLWSQSYMQCPSSNSVSTQSGNGRRRSYYPNKYVLGTLAGLMVFEGLGKEKETDSTAKGLLAIPYNYFRNVEVPPLFYEIMGRSFWSSWHAKAILHFLFLAVLVVGSAFIVFVYLFNSGPGHQNSSKLSTPGVMLSSSNFRRQAWLTSIQRVGVPRHRFFHEWYVVTSRCFEYVLRCLLGWKLYSSITGITEEDEKGRVKTWDIAIDAQLSGGDAEISKSRLVLTIFAAGTLPRSPMRMMLKALHCRILLWRVGVPGQWSYRVSNDVARSLAKYQWDLARKMNAALPKDHEDALPPHLEALLQCESEDVMIDSITQRAANLTWNDPTQEGSDGDDAFLDVVEEDPAIQSSLDALAAWWSSHLLQRALLKYFEASARGPDAKKSRDMFKAKIQLALDVAPQPSAAHTRALVMMAVFFEQDRVKNIGAVLAALPKEKSKSKQNQTFNFLDSSLPVSVREEISIAVRCAMIAAIFTARSRHDNSLPESFTMEKAVTWFDQLPLDPVDLTLLGFSAVYHLLHVLASDTGYLSSSDSSRPSSPMLKDSTLGDSSDDAEDEAEESITHRKETAPEPVPLIGRVASELMYWARNAYNPTFYGFTSDLVRVIEEECTSLCHGAGVDVADYSRLHQERLKASRRKDKRKAKSRLSKERATPPAETHLAAKPAASASPSDFPCPLKDQPALVGESIAAGRERT; the protein is encoded by the coding sequence ATGGCGGCCCCTAGTATGGGCAGTGATTTCCAACTCTTCTCTCCCGCACAGTCGAGGGGTAGGAAGAGTTCCCAGGGCGACTCCGGCTCGGATGATACAGGGCAGGATTGGACGGAATGGATGAGATGGGATGAGCAGGCTTTCCCAGACAACAAGAACTTGCCGTTATCGCCGTCTCTCACATCGCCACCCTTCTCTGATGGGAATAAGAGTATCGACCTCTTCCCATCTGGGGACTTCTCTCCCAGCATTCCCATTGACTGTACGAATATCTCTTTCGAACCTTTCCCAGCGCAGGACCGTAGCGGCGTTCTCTCTACCCAAAGCTTTTTTCAAGATGGCATAGATACCTTTTCGGCAAACTCTGTTGTATCCGGATCTCCTCTCTCGACAGGCGCTGGGCAAAAGCGTAAGTCAgggagcgacgacgacggatCAGCTGGCAGTGGCATGGTACAGGAGGTAAAGAAGGTACCGTCTAAGAAACGAGCCCACAATGTCATCGAGAAGCGATATCGTGCGAACTTGAATGAGAAAATAGCAGAGCTTAGGGATAGTGTTCCCAGTCTGCGAGCGTCTAAGGGGAACGGGGTTctggacgacgaggatgagggtgTCACGCCGGCAAACAAACTGAACAAGGCTTCTATTCTTTCAAAAGCGACAGATTACATTCGGCATCTGGAGACCCGAAATAAGCGcctggaagacgagaataCCGCCTTGAAGGTTAGACTTCGCGAATTGGAAAAGGTGGCCGATCAATCCTTGACATCCGCAGCCTCTGTCTCGTCGCCTAGCAACTATACTGTTTCTACCGAGTCCGCAGGAAGCTCGTCTCCCAGTATTTTCTCGAATCCGGAAGAAAGTCCCATTGAgccttcgtcgtcgtcctctcGTCCCGCAGCAGGGATGATTCAGTTACCGGACTCGTTTAAACGCATGCGCACCGAACAATCCAAAGACAACCTTTGGTCGCAGTCTTATATGCAGTGTCCGAGTTCAAACAGCGTGTCTACTCAATCTGGAAACGGTCGTCGGCGGTCATACTATCCGAATAAGTACGTTCTCGGTACTCTAGCCGGACTTATGGTTTTCGAGGGCCTGggcaaagagaaagaaaccGACTCAACCGCCAAAGGCTTGTTGGCCATCCCATACAATTACTTCAGGAATGTTGAAGTCCCACCCCTTTTCTATGAGATAATGGGCCGGAGTTTCTGGTCGTCCTGGCATGCGAAAGCCATCCTAcatttcctcttccttgctgTTCTCGTTGTTGGGTCAGCTTTCATTGTGTTCGTATATCTGTTCAACTCAGGTCCGGGGCACCAGAACTCGTCCAAGCTGTCAACCCCAGGTGTCATGCTCTCCTCGTCAAATTTCAGACGCCAAGCGTGGTTGACCAGCATCCAGCGAGTTGGGGTCCCAAGGCATCGGTTTTTCCACGAATGGTATGTCGTGACTTCACGTTGTTTTGAATACGTTCTACGGTGTCTGCTAGGATGGAAGCTATATTCCTCCATCACTGGCAtcacggaagaggatgagaagggCCGCGTTAAAACTTGGGACATTGCAATTGACGCACAACTCTCTGgcggagatgctgaaatCAGCAAAAGCCGACTGGTGCTTACGATCTTCGCTGCAGGAACTTTACCGCGGAGTCCCATGAGGATGATGCTTAAGGCACTCCACTGCCGCATCCTACTATGGAGAGTCGGTGTTCCCGGTCAGTGGAGCTATCGAGTGTCTAACGATGTTGCCCGTTCGCTTGCGAAATATCAGTGGGACCTGGCACGGAAGATGAATGCAGCACTGCCAAAAGACCACGAGGATGCACTTCCGCCCCATCTCGAAGCTTTACTTCAGTGTGAAAGTGAGGACGTGATGATCGATAGCATCACTCAAAGGGCGGCCAATTTGACCTGGAATGATCCTACACAGGAAGGATCCGATGGCGACGACGCTTTTCTGGACGTGGTGGAAGAGGATCCGGCAATCCAGTCTTCTCTAGATGCACTTGCGGCATGGTGGTCCTCTCACCTTCTACAGCGAGCTCTTCTCAAGTATTTTGAGGCTAGTGCTCGCGGACCGGATGCAAAAAAGAGCCGTGACATGTTCAAGGCTAAAATTCAACTCGCTCTTGACGTGGCACCACAGCCTTCTGCCGCTCATACCCGCGCCCTGGTCATGATGGCGGTGTTCTTTGAGCAGGACCGGGTCAAGAACATTGGGGCCGTTCTTGCCGCACTGCCAAAGGAGAAGTCCAAAAGCAAACAGAACCAGACGTTCAACTTTCTGGATTCGTCACTCCCGGTATCTGTCCGCGAGGAGATTTCTATCGCAGTTCGTTGCGCCATGATTGCCGCGATATTCACCGCACGGTCCCGCCATGACAATTCACTTCCCGAGTCATTTACCATGGAGAAAGCCGTGACTTGGTTTGATCAGCTGCCGCTGGATCCCGTTGATTTGACACTTCTTGGTTTCTCCGCTGTCTACCACTTGCTTCACGTCCTCGCATCGGATACGGGCTACTTGTCGTCGTCGGACTCGTCGCGACCATCCTCACCTATGCTTAAAGATTCAACTCTTGGAGATTCGTCCGATGATGCGGAAGATGAGGCAGAAGAATCAATTACGCACAGGAAAGAAACTGCGCCTGAGCCTGTACCGCTTATCGGTCGAGTTGCGTCTGAGCTCATGTACTGGGCTCGCAATGCCTACAATCCAACCTTCTATGGCTTCACCTCAGATCTTGTTCGAGTCATCGAGGAAGAATGTACTTCTCTATGCCACGGCGCTGGAGTCGACGTTGCAGACTACTCCCGACTTCATCAGGAAAGGTTGAAGGCGAGTCGTCGCAAAGATAAACGAAAGGCCAAATCACGGTTGTCAAAAGAACGCGCTACGCCGCCTGCTGAAACTCATCTGGCTGCAAAGCCAGCGGCTAGTGCTAGTCCAAGTGACTTTCCATGCCCCCTAAAAGACCAACCTGCGCTTGTGGGAGAGTCCATTGCAGCGGGGAGGGAACGGACCTAG